TTCGAAAGATTTATCTGCCATTCTTCCTTTCGGCAGCGCAACTGTTATACTATCCATCAAGTACACCTACCTTAATAATCTCATCAAATCTTTTCTTCTTTAGATAATCTTCGTTATCTTTGATTACAAGCTCTGCTATCTTCCCTTCATTTCTCAATTTCAATGCTATATGGTAGGCTTCTTTTCTGCTACTATCATTACAAAGTATCGCTACACTTTTTGGCTTCCTAGTGAATTTTTCGCTTTGATTTTGCACTGCCAGCATAGCTCTCTCTACACTGATAGCAAAACCAGTTGCAGGCAAATCTTTTCCATAATTTTTAAGCAAATTATCGTATCTACCTCCTGCGCAAATTGCGTATCCCAAATCTTTTACAAATACTCTAAATATAAGTCCTGTATAATAATCGATGCTTTGAACCATGCCCAAATCAAATGTTATATATTTGTCCATTCCAAAGTCTTTCAAAATATCATAGACTCTTTCTAAATAATTTAAGGTCTTATTAGCTTTTTCAAATTTATATACATCTTTTGCCTTTTTTATTATCTCTATATCTCCAAAAAACAGAGGCAGATTAACTATTAATTCATAATTACGGCCCGTTATTTTGTTGTTTTTGAGAAAATACTCTATCTCCGATTGATTTTTCTGCTCTAATAATTCTTTTAAAACCTGTTCTTCATTCCAAGCTAATCCTAATTCATCCAGCAATGACTTAAAGAACTCTGCCTGACCTATGTCAACTTTAAAATCTTTTATACCTATGTTTTTCAGCGCTTCTACCGCGACAGATATACATTCCGCATCGGAATACTCATGATTTTTCCCAATAAGCTCTATTCCTGCTTGCGTGTACTCCCTCATCCTGCCAACTTGTGGATTGTCATATCTGTATACATTTGCGATGTAACAAAATTTAAGAGGATATTCATTGTACTTTGTAGCTGCTATTCTTGCAACTTGTGTTGTAACATCGGGTCTTAATGCAAGAAGATCACCTTTCTTATCGAAAAATCTATAAAGATTATTTTCGTCAAAAAAAATGCCTGAAGTATTACTGAAATTTTCCATGTATTCAAATGTGGGAGGCATTATTTCTTCATATCCAGACGATTCAAATGTCCTTCTCAATATATTTTCTATGCTATGCTTAAATCTTAATTCCTCAGGCAAAAAATCCTGTACTCCATCAGGTAAATTTTTCATCAAAGCACCTCGCTAACCATCTAAATTACTTTATCTTTGTAGAGTGATAAAGTAATGACTTGTTATTTACATAATAATTTATTTTTGTCCATGTGTCAAGTACTTTAATCAAAATTGCATCTGACAGAAGCTATTAATTGTTTCATATGGAACAAATTGTAAATAAAGTATTAATTTTTCTATAAAATTTTCTCTGCCATCTTTTTTGATTTGACAATAAACACAAATGAAAATACAGCTATCACAAAAACAATAATCTCTACAGCAAAAATACTTTTAAGAACTTTCGCTTGATATAATGCAGCGAATATATCCGTTATAAAATGCAATAACAGTGCATATATAAAATACTTATATCTGCCACTTTTTACGCTATAAAGAACTAAAATCGAAAGTGCTATTTGCAGTGTAAAAGCAAACAATCTTTCAAAACCGCTAATTAAAAACATGTATGAAGGCGTATTAATTATTGCATTCTTTATTTGATCAACTGTTCCAACCGGTAATTTTGCTTTTAGTGCTTCAAGTGAACCAGAATTTATCATGAGTGAATATATCAAATTATTGATATTGCTAATTCCACCGATAATGATAGCCTCTGCCCCGCCATGTCCTAATCCATAACTTAAACCATCTTTCCAATTTCGATACTTCTTAAGTATAATCTTAAAACCTATTAACCTTCCAAATTCCTCAAATATAGCAGCAGCACATGCACCATAAAATGCATACGCATAAGGATGATGTGTTATGGCAGTATATTTGAATATAAAAGAGTGAAGTGTTGATTCTAAAATCAAAGCAAATACAATAAAAATCAAAGCACCTGTAAACAAAGCCTTAAATGAAATTTTAAACTTTTTATATGAGTAAGCAACAGCAAAGACAGGAATCAAGATCGAGAAGATTATTGAAATAATAATGAAAGCTACTTTTAAATCATTAACCATAATAAATTTCTCCCTCACAATTTTATTTCATCACATTTACGTTTATCATACTTATTGACACGATTATCAATATCAGAACTATTATACCGACCCATATAGACGGCCTTGCAAAATTGACAGTCCAGCCTACGCCAAATCTCTTCTCAACAAATAATGCCGGATCATCCGGGTTATAATAAATTAAGCCTCCTTTCCAATATCTATCATCATCTCTATCCACCGAACTCATCTTATCATTTTCTCTATCTATTTTGATCCTTTCACCTCCTTGACCAGTCATTACAGATATAACTATTGCAGCAATTGTTATGATTAACCCAGGCAATATAGAAAAAACAGCTATTTTGCTTTGCCAGTCTTTTATTACTCCATAAACAATAAACGCTGTACCCATTAAAATGGCATTTATTAAGGTAGAAGCAAAAACAATAAAACCAGACCATATTCTTCTAAACTTAAGATTTCTTTCTTTCGATAATTCTGGGTCTGATGGATCTATCTGCTGTTTTGCTAATTCTATCATTTTATATGAAACAAACATCAAAATCGTCATAATCAGTTGTACAATGCTGATTGAAAATACCGACATAATCGACTTCTTTGCAAATGAATCAGCTTCGCCACGGAAATTAAAATGCATAGGTATCATTTGTGGTATATTGGGATACATATAAACTCCTACAGCCACAGTTAAAATAATTATTGCTATTGACAATAAAAACCATAAAGGCGATACAACTATCTTTTCTTTCCTAAAGTCCATATCCACAACCGCAATTTCTTTTTTCCCTTTACTCCACTCTTTTTTAGATTTCAAAGCAGATACTTCATAGTGAGCTTTCATATACATTGCAAGCATTATGATTACTTCAATAAAAATACCACCAACAGCAAAATTTATATTTTTCATCCTTATGACTACAAGAATCATAAATACTAAGCTTACAGTCAAAAAATTTATTATATACAAAGTTTTAATCTCCTGAAGCTCTTTATCATTTAAAAAATCCTTAGGAACATGCACACCAAATACAATAGTTTTACGAGTAATGAATGGCGTAATGACTCCTATTACAATTAATATGAAATATGGCATTAAAAGATTAACATAATATAGCATATTCATTTCTGTAAACCTCCTACATTCCATTTTTAAACTGTTCTAATATTTCTTTACATATCTTTAATATTTCATCCTCCGCCATCCCTCTTGAGTATGCATTCGCCAATATAGGTTGAAGATTCTTTTTCAATTCTTCAATAAAATTGTCATCGGCAGAAGCATTTTTAGTTACAACATAGCCCTTTCTCCTGTGAACACTTAAAAATCCTTCATCTTTCAAAATGTCATATGCTTTTTTTACCGTGTGAAGATTTATTCCAAAATCACTTGCCAACTGTCGTATAGAAGGTAATTCATCACCTTCTTTAAGCATGCCCAATGCTATCCCTTCTATTATCTGATTTTTTATTTGCATATATATAGGTATATCTGATTCAAATTCTATTCTTAATAGCAATATTAAACTTCACCTCACGTGTAATATGTGTTATATTTATAATATAACACATATTACAAAAAGTCAATAAAATTATTTTAATCAAATGCTATAAGAAAAATCAGCAGATGAATATACTTCATCCGCTGATTTTTATGCTTTAACTGATATTTTCGTTCCCATCGTCACAGATACGTGATGTGTTTGTCCGTCATCCTTGAGAGCAATTTTATTATCATTCATTATCTTTCCATCAACATTGATCTCCTGTACACCCTTGTTTACTCTTTCGGGATTTTCTATCTGTATTATATATTTAGTATTATTTTTGTATATATATTCTATTTTGTATTTCGTCCAATCCTTTGGCACACATGGATCTATAACAACCATATCTTTTTCTTTTTTAAATCCTAAGATGTGTTCAATTCCCACTCTGTACATCCATCCAGAAGAACCAGTGTACCATGTCCAACCACCTCTACCTATGTTTGGTTCTACTGCGTAGACATCGGCAGCCATGACATAAGGCTCAACTTTATACTTGGAGTTTTCAATAGGCGTCCTGGAATGATTTATTGGATTTATCATGGAATAAAGCCTATACGCTTTATCCCCATCGCCAACTACAGCATATGCCATTATAGCCCATATTGCTGCATGTGTATACTGACCTCCATTTTCTCTCACACCAGGCACATATCCTTTAATGTAGCCGGGGTTTAGATCACCTTTGTCAAAAGGTGGAGACAGAAGCTTTATAATGGCATTGTCATAATCTATCAAGTAATTTTCCAGTGCATCAAGCGCTTCTTTTACCCTCTCCCATTTGGCTGCACCAGATATTGCTGCCCAAGATTGTGCTATTGAATCTATTTTGCATTCATTATTTTGACTAGAACCAAGCGGAATTCCGCTGTCAAAGTATGCCCTTCTATACCAGCTTCCGTCCCATCCATTTTCTTCAATTGATTTGATTATGTCATCGGCAACCTTTTTGTATTTTTCAACCCTCTCGTAGTCGTTATTTTCAATACAAACTTGTATAAACTTTTTAAGTGTAACATACATAAACCACCCAAGCCATATGCTCTCACCTTTTCCTTTGTTGCCCACCATATTCATTCCATCATTCCAGTCGCCAGAACCCATCAGTGGTATTCCATGCTGGCCAAATTTCAATGAATGTTCTATGGCTCTTATACAATGCTCATAAACTGTCGCAACTTCATCTGATACTACTGGTTTGCCATACCTTTCGTCTTCTTCATCCTTTAGCAGTTCTTCGTCCAAAAAAGGCATTTTAACATTTAGTATTTCCGTGTCACCTGTCACGCTTACGTAATCCGCTACAGCATAAGGCAACCAGAGAAGATCGTCTGAATATTTTGTCCTTATGCCTCTATCTGTACCCGGATGCCACCAATGGAGAACATCTCCTTCTTTGAATTGATGTGCACAGGCATTTAATATTTGAGCCCTCGTAAGTTCCGGTGCCACATATACTACATTCATAGTATCCTGTAGCTGATCTCTAAAACCATATGCGCCGCCTGCCTGATAAAATGCAGATCTTGCCCATACTCTGCAGGATATGGTCTGATAAAGGAGCCATCCATTTAAAAGCAGGTCCATAGACTTATCCGGCGTGCTTACCTGTATGGTTCCAACAAAATTGTTCCAAAACGTATCCACATAACTCAAAGCTTCTTTCACATTATCCAGATTTTTGTAATAATTTATTATGCGATTGACCTCATCTGTCGACATGCCTGTTCCCAGCAAAAATACCAGCTCTTTTTCCTCATTTTCCTCTAAATCGACATTAATTTGTATTGCAGCACATGGACTAAACCCAACTCCAACATTATTCGATAGAGATTCTCTTTTTAATGATTCTGGTCGCTTGGTGTCAAAATCAGGTCCCAGAAATTCCGACATATCTCCCGTATATGATTGTATTTTATAAGACGCACTTACAAAAGATATTCTGTCAGGGAAATCTTCATTAAACACGTTTTTTATAAGCAGTGCATTCATGTCTTTGTTCATTTCCGTCACTATATAAGGCGACGTTAAATTTTCAAAGACACCCAATACAGGTTTTACATAATAGTATAGACTTAACATCCTTTTTTCGCCGCTAATATTTTTAAGTTTTACAAGCGATATTTTCACAGTATCATTCATTGGTACAAACTCTAACATTTCATGGCTTATTCCTGAGCAAACATGTTTAAACAATGTATGTCCAAATCCATGCTCTGCAATATACTGTCCACCATCTCTTATGGGTTTGGCTGTAATCGTCCAAAATGCACCTGTTAAATCATCCCTGATGTATAAGATTTCCCCGCTTTCATCTAAAACAGGATCGTTTGACCATGGTGTAATCTTGTATTCTCTACTGTTCTCTGACCAGGTGTAGCCACTGCCTGACTCAGAAACTTGAAAGCCAAATTTGTAGTTTGAAATTACGTTTATCCACGGCATAGGCGTCTCCTTGTCACCATCCAAATCTATCACGTATTTATGTCCATCAATAGAAAACCCACCATATCCATTGCTGTAATACAGTGGTATATTTTCTGGCAGCGGAACAGGGTAATTTTTTTCTGCAATTTTTATATCAAGCAATTTGGATTTACTATCTTTTTCACCAGCATCATATTCAAGCTGCTTCTCAATAGGCATGTCAGCGGTAAGCGAAAGCCTTGCAACAGTATTTAATAAAATGTAATCTTCATCTTTTAAATTGCTTTTATTAAGCAGAAATACACCACCATATTCTCCTATTATGTTGTATGCAAAACTGCCGCTTATTACATCCTTAATCTTGTCGCCTAATGCATCAATGTAACCGCCTTTATCATTATTTAAAATCACCAAATCTACATATAATCCTTTCATCCTCCAATACTCATGAGCCTTCAGCAGTTGCTTCAATATTGGTATCTCCTCTTTTTTGCTGATTTCTAAAAGCACTATTGGAATATCACCGGATATACCGTACGCCCACAGTCCAGATTGGCCTTTTCTATTTTTCAATAAGTAATCTACCTTTTTCATCCTAACAGGACTTAAATATATTATGTGCGGCAGCATCTGCTGAAAAAGACCTAACTCGTCTGACTTTAAGTTGAGATAGTCTAACTCCACTTTACCGCGGGATACTGACATTTCAAATGCCCTTTCGGTAGCTCCGGCATTTTTATACTTGTTTGCTAGTTTTACAACCTCAGATTTCGATTCTGCCACAGCAGTAATGAAAATTACTCTAGCCGTCTGATTTGGTTCCAATTTTATTCTTTTTCTCAAAGACATGACAGGATCAAGGACAGGACCGTCTGAATTCGATAATGGTCTGTCTGCTTCAAGAGCTCTGGGATTCCTAAGAGTCCTGCCTCTACCTATAAACTTTGTTCTGTCTGTCTCAAACTGTGTATCACCTATTGTATCACCGCCTTCAACAGAAACAGCGTGAGCAGCCCACAGAGATGATTTTCCTAAATCTCTAGGTCTTCTGTTGGCAACTATCATATCACTGTCAAACAAAATCTCTGTTTTTATAAACAACTTATTAAAAGCCGGATGGGCTATATCAGCATTAATATCGCTTAAAACTGGTTCAAAATAGCTTGTCACCTCCAGTGTCCTTGAATGACTACTATGATTTTTCAATGTGACACGCCTTATCTCCACATTATCCTCAGGAGAAACAATCACCTCTGTCTCAGTATCAATATTACCAACCTTTTTTATAAACTTGGCCATGTCTTGCTTAAATACTACTTTGTACTTTTCATCTTTTGCATAAAATGGAGCATACGTTGTTGACCAAGTAGTGTTTGAGTTTGTATTCTGCACAAATATAAATGTTCCGTGAATCTCATCCAGGCTATTTTTCCACCTTGTTATATTTGTTCCTTCTTTTTTGCTGTAACCAGTACCTCTATCTGTTAAAAGCACAGAGTAATCTCCATTTGAGAGAATATGGACTTGTGGAAGAAAGCTATCTAATTCCTCTATCACTCTCACTGTCTTTACTTCTTCCCTCTTTGGCTCTTCAAATTCCCTTTGTGCCTCTATTTCTTCTTTAAGCAGCATTGTACCATCTGGTACTCTCTCTTGTAGCAATATTTCAACTGATTTTATATAAGGATCTGAATGAAATCTTTTCTGCATCACATTTTTATTTATGAAGTTATTTAAAGCTAACATGCTCATACCCAGGTGGTGCGACATAAAGCTTTTAACTATAGCATATTTTTTCCCATAAGGCATCCTTTCTGGCGTAAAATCAATCGCCTCGTAAAAACCATACTTGCCTTCCATTCCCAGTTCTTTTAATTTTTTTATGTTTTTCACAACAGATTGAGGATCTATCTGCAAAGCCAGCATTGTTCCATACGGTGCTATCACAATGTCATGGGATAGTCCTCTTTTAAGGCCCAGCCAAGGCACTCCAAACGCCTTATACTGATAATTAAGCTTGATATCAAAAGAGTAAAAACCTGATTCAGATATCCCCCAGGGTATGTCATACTTTTTGGCATATTTTTTCTGCATCATGATGACAAATTTATATGTCTGGTCTAAAAGCGTATTTTTGTAGTTCTTCATTATCAAAAGAGGCATAAAATATTCAAACATGGTTCCTGACCAAGAAACTAAGCCCCTTAAATAATTTTCTGCCGTTACCATCCTTCCCATTCTAAACCAATGTTTCACATCAATTTCTTTTTTTGCTATAGCTATAAAACTAGCCTGCCTTGCCTCTGATGCAAACAAATCATAATAGGACTTTGTCAATTTTTCATCTTCAATATTGTAGCCTATAGAAAAAAGCTGCCTTCTTGTATCAAATAAAGGTCTAAACTCTGTCTTTTCAACAAGATTGCTTAATCTGCCTATCAAATCATGTACCTTGTCTATCAAAGATGTAATTTTTTTATATGGCTCTATAAATTCTTCTGCCTCCATAGATGCGTGTGAATCTATAATTTCTTTATACCTGACTTTTAAACTATTTAATGAAATATCATTATTTAAATCAAACAATTTTTCGTATTCATTTTCTTTCTTGACAATTGGCAATAAATCTTCCAATTCTTTAATGAATGAATCGACAGTTTCTACAGTTTTTAGGTACCATCCATCCTCGTCATCCAATTTTATACCATCCAATTCACTTTTTAGCCGATTAAGTTGTTGATACCAATCGCAGACAGTATAATCTCTGTTAGGCATCTCAAATTTTATTTTTTTATTTTTCACACCTTCATTTAATATGTTTATCAAGTCTAACAATCCATCCCGTAAATTTTCAGTTAAAGGCTTGTCTAAGACCTCTTTTAATCCTTCTTTAAGTACTATCATATATCCAACAAGATTTCCGCTGTCAACTGTAGAGACATAGTATGGTTTAAGTGGCTCTAGACTATCTGTTTTATACCAATTGTAAAGATGTCCATGCCATTTTTCCATTTTCTCTATGGTGGATACCGTCTTTTCGATTCTGTCTATCATCTCAGAAGTAGTAATATATCCAAAATCTCTAGCTGATATTGTAGATGAAAGATACAAACCAATATTTGTTGGAGAAGTCCTCCTTGCTACTCCTGCATAAGGATCTAGTTGGAAATTATCAGGAGGCAAATAATTATCCTGCTCCGTTGCAAAATCCTCAAAATACCTCCAGGTTTTTCTCGCTAATCTCCTTAGCTCTCTAATGTCTGATTCTTCCAAAGTTGATTCGTGTTCTACTATAGGACAGCTTATCTTAAATGCAATGAAAGGCGATACAATCCATATTAATGCTGTAATTACAGAATAATACAGCATACCCGGTTTAAAATATGCGCTCGATAGAATAAAAATGAACCCTACTAATATCGATATCCACATTTTGCTTAAAAAACTCAAAAAATCATTTTTAAGCCGCCTTTCCATATCTGCCGCTGTTATCCATTCTAAAAGATTTTTCTTTGATATATAGACTCTGTATAGAGTCCTAATTATCGCATCCATCATCATATAACTTTGATATGGCAAAAATGCAAACTGCAGTGCTCCTGTATAAAATGTATTTTTAATGCTGTTTGTAAATAAATTGTCGCGATTGTTTGACCTTGATCTAATCTTTCCTATCAAAATGTCAATCACACCAGCGATAAAAGGTGCAAACATGACTAATAGCACCAATAAGTATGTTAACATGCTGTTTATTGGCAACAAAATACCAATGAACAACAGAAGCAGAGTAAATGGCGCTACAAGGCTTCTTCTCAAATTGTCGATTATTTTCCACTTTGAGATTATCGACAAAGGATTTTCTATGTAATCGCCATTTCTTGTTCTAATCCTTTTTGCAAGCCATGGTAAAAGCTGCCAATCACCTCTTACCCATCTATGCAGTCTCATCATATACGAATTGTACTTTGATGGAAAACCGTCAATTAACAAAATATCTGTCACAAGCCCTGTTCTCACAAAAGAACCTTCAAGCAAATCATGGCTTAAGACCGAATTGTCAGGTATCAAATCTTTA
The nucleotide sequence above comes from Thermoanaerobacterium sp. CMT5567-10. Encoded proteins:
- a CDS encoding DUF1648 domain-containing protein gives rise to the protein MNMLYYVNLLMPYFILIVIGVITPFITRKTIVFGVHVPKDFLNDKELQEIKTLYIINFLTVSLVFMILVVIRMKNINFAVGGIFIEVIIMLAMYMKAHYEVSALKSKKEWSKGKKEIAVVDMDFRKEKIVVSPLWFLLSIAIIILTVAVGVYMYPNIPQMIPMHFNFRGEADSFAKKSIMSVFSISIVQLIMTILMFVSYKMIELAKQQIDPSDPELSKERNLKFRRIWSGFIVFASTLINAILMGTAFIVYGVIKDWQSKIAVFSILPGLIITIAAIVISVMTGQGGERIKIDRENDKMSSVDRDDDRYWKGGLIYYNPDDPALFVEKRFGVGWTVNFARPSIWVGIIVLILIIVSISMINVNVMK
- a CDS encoding GntR family transcriptional regulator, which codes for MLLRIEFESDIPIYMQIKNQIIEGIALGMLKEGDELPSIRQLASDFGINLHTVKKAYDILKDEGFLSVHRRKGYVVTKNASADDNFIEELKKNLQPILANAYSRGMAEDEILKICKEILEQFKNGM
- a CDS encoding YhfC family intramembrane metalloprotease; translation: MVNDLKVAFIIISIIFSILIPVFAVAYSYKKFKISFKALFTGALIFIVFALILESTLHSFIFKYTAITHHPYAYAFYGACAAAIFEEFGRLIGFKIILKKYRNWKDGLSYGLGHGGAEAIIIGGISNINNLIYSLMINSGSLEALKAKLPVGTVDQIKNAIINTPSYMFLISGFERLFAFTLQIALSILVLYSVKSGRYKYFIYALLLHFITDIFAALYQAKVLKSIFAVEIIVFVIAVFSFVFIVKSKKMAEKIL
- the hisZ gene encoding ATP phosphoribosyltransferase regulatory subunit; this encodes MKNLPDGVQDFLPEELRFKHSIENILRRTFESSGYEEIMPPTFEYMENFSNTSGIFFDENNLYRFFDKKGDLLALRPDVTTQVARIAATKYNEYPLKFCYIANVYRYDNPQVGRMREYTQAGIELIGKNHEYSDAECISVAVEALKNIGIKDFKVDIGQAEFFKSLLDELGLAWNEEQVLKELLEQKNQSEIEYFLKNNKITGRNYELIVNLPLFFGDIEIIKKAKDVYKFEKANKTLNYLERVYDILKDFGMDKYITFDLGMVQSIDYYTGLIFRVFVKDLGYAICAGGRYDNLLKNYGKDLPATGFAISVERAMLAVQNQSEKFTRKPKSVAILCNDSSRKEAYHIALKLRNEGKIAELVIKDNEDYLKKKRFDEIIKVGVLDG
- a CDS encoding GH36-type glycosyl hydrolase domain-containing protein; this encodes MIFNRYLNDYEERDLHDVLLNHDELMRHAQDLAQNHYVMKDTKLNYMLIPRMNKSYSYIKSVYRNINMAGETQSISQDAEWLLDNFYIIEEQVKEIRKSLSKGYYSGLPGLKNSILKGYPRVYAIALELVSHTDGRIDEDTIVDFINAYQSKSLLSSGELWALGLMIRIALIENIKRSSEKIVITQKQWNKADEVANIIFANKNMTFDDVKKLIHDKVLTVGRIPTSFFERLLQRIRVEGDDSTILVQYIDRILQEYDTNISDIVQLDHQILAARQVAIGNAITSLKYVSTLDWAQIFEKLSNVEQILRQDPDGTYEMMDFESRDYYRHEIEEIAKRYNTSETYVARKALECAKEVLNDNNKPGYINHVGFYIIGKGRSILESKIGHKKNNLKLNRIVKKHIAVFYISSIIALTILIAAALSVLLIMKGANVAYAATLAAISIIPVSEIVVQAVNWVIIHVKKPTIIPKIELKNGIPEESATMVIIPTLLTSVKRVKELLSQLEVIYISNKEDNLYFAVVGDFKDTKKEKLDDDEEIINSALQGIRELNEKYSKGKDIFFYFHRKRVFCEMQNAYMGWERKRGAIIEFNELLNGSKETSFYIKSVNVEDLPSIKYVITLDADTNLIMDTAKKLIGTMMHPLNKAVIDRERNIVVEGYGLLQPRIGVDIVSSSSSIFSAIFAGYGGIDPYTSAVSDVYQDLFGEGIFTGKGIYDVAVFRNILKDLIPDNSVLSHDLLEGSFVRTGLVTDILLIDGFPSKYNSYMMRLHRWVRGDWQLLPWLAKRIRTRNGDYIENPLSIISKWKIIDNLRRSLVAPFTLLLLFIGILLPINSMLTYLLVLLVMFAPFIAGVIDILIGKIRSRSNNRDNLFTNSIKNTFYTGALQFAFLPYQSYMMMDAIIRTLYRVYISKKNLLEWITAADMERRLKNDFLSFLSKMWISILVGFIFILSSAYFKPGMLYYSVITALIWIVSPFIAFKISCPIVEHESTLEESDIRELRRLARKTWRYFEDFATEQDNYLPPDNFQLDPYAGVARRTSPTNIGLYLSSTISARDFGYITTSEMIDRIEKTVSTIEKMEKWHGHLYNWYKTDSLEPLKPYYVSTVDSGNLVGYMIVLKEGLKEVLDKPLTENLRDGLLDLINILNEGVKNKKIKFEMPNRDYTVCDWYQQLNRLKSELDGIKLDDEDGWYLKTVETVDSFIKELEDLLPIVKKENEYEKLFDLNNDISLNSLKVRYKEIIDSHASMEAEEFIEPYKKITSLIDKVHDLIGRLSNLVEKTEFRPLFDTRRQLFSIGYNIEDEKLTKSYYDLFASEARQASFIAIAKKEIDVKHWFRMGRMVTAENYLRGLVSWSGTMFEYFMPLLIMKNYKNTLLDQTYKFVIMMQKKYAKKYDIPWGISESGFYSFDIKLNYQYKAFGVPWLGLKRGLSHDIVIAPYGTMLALQIDPQSVVKNIKKLKELGMEGKYGFYEAIDFTPERMPYGKKYAIVKSFMSHHLGMSMLALNNFINKNVMQKRFHSDPYIKSVEILLQERVPDGTMLLKEEIEAQREFEEPKREEVKTVRVIEELDSFLPQVHILSNGDYSVLLTDRGTGYSKKEGTNITRWKNSLDEIHGTFIFVQNTNSNTTWSTTYAPFYAKDEKYKVVFKQDMAKFIKKVGNIDTETEVIVSPEDNVEIRRVTLKNHSSHSRTLEVTSYFEPVLSDINADIAHPAFNKLFIKTEILFDSDMIVANRRPRDLGKSSLWAAHAVSVEGGDTIGDTQFETDRTKFIGRGRTLRNPRALEADRPLSNSDGPVLDPVMSLRKRIKLEPNQTARVIFITAVAESKSEVVKLANKYKNAGATERAFEMSVSRGKVELDYLNLKSDELGLFQQMLPHIIYLSPVRMKKVDYLLKNRKGQSGLWAYGISGDIPIVLLEISKKEEIPILKQLLKAHEYWRMKGLYVDLVILNNDKGGYIDALGDKIKDVISGSFAYNIIGEYGGVFLLNKSNLKDEDYILLNTVARLSLTADMPIEKQLEYDAGEKDSKSKLLDIKIAEKNYPVPLPENIPLYYSNGYGGFSIDGHKYVIDLDGDKETPMPWINVISNYKFGFQVSESGSGYTWSENSREYKITPWSNDPVLDESGEILYIRDDLTGAFWTITAKPIRDGGQYIAEHGFGHTLFKHVCSGISHEMLEFVPMNDTVKISLVKLKNISGEKRMLSLYYYVKPVLGVFENLTSPYIVTEMNKDMNALLIKNVFNEDFPDRISFVSASYKIQSYTGDMSEFLGPDFDTKRPESLKRESLSNNVGVGFSPCAAIQINVDLEENEEKELVFLLGTGMSTDEVNRIINYYKNLDNVKEALSYVDTFWNNFVGTIQVSTPDKSMDLLLNGWLLYQTISCRVWARSAFYQAGGAYGFRDQLQDTMNVVYVAPELTRAQILNACAHQFKEGDVLHWWHPGTDRGIRTKYSDDLLWLPYAVADYVSVTGDTEILNVKMPFLDEELLKDEEDERYGKPVVSDEVATVYEHCIRAIEHSLKFGQHGIPLMGSGDWNDGMNMVGNKGKGESIWLGWFMYVTLKKFIQVCIENNDYERVEKYKKVADDIIKSIEENGWDGSWYRRAYFDSGIPLGSSQNNECKIDSIAQSWAAISGAAKWERVKEALDALENYLIDYDNAIIKLLSPPFDKGDLNPGYIKGYVPGVRENGGQYTHAAIWAIMAYAVVGDGDKAYRLYSMINPINHSRTPIENSKYKVEPYVMAADVYAVEPNIGRGGWTWYTGSSGWMYRVGIEHILGFKKEKDMVVIDPCVPKDWTKYKIEYIYKNNTKYIIQIENPERVNKGVQEINVDGKIMNDNKIALKDDGQTHHVSVTMGTKISVKA